GGCAAGACTTGCCCCAATGATGGCAAACAGCACGAGGCCGGCACCAAGCGCCAGCAGTTCATGCCGGAAGGCCGATTCCTGCATCAGCCGGCGGAAACCCTGCATGGAATACTGGCCGGCCGCGAAAAGATGCGCGACACCCGTCTTCTTCTCGAAAGTCTCGCTGGCCGGCCTGTTGTTCTTGTCGTAATCCGTCATTCTTTGTTGGATACCCCTGCCGCCGCGAAGGTCGCCATACCCGAATGGCAAGCCGCAGCCGCCTTGACGATACCGGCGGCAAGCGCTGCCCCGGTACCTTCCCCAAGCCGCATGCCGAGCGCCAGAAGCGGCGTCTTGCCAAGCTTCTCGATCGACTTCAGGTGTCCGGGCTCGCCGGAAACATGGCCGATCAGGCAATGGTCGAGCGCGGAAGGATTGGCAGCCTTCAGAAGCGCCGCGGCCGAGGTTGCAACGTAACCATCGATCAGAACCGGAATCTTCTGCATACGGGCAGCGAGGATTGCGCCGGCCATGGCGGCGATCTCGCGGCCACCGAGGCGGCGCATGATTTCCAGCGGATCGTCGAGGTGATCCTTGTGGAATTCGACAGCTGCCTTCACCGCCTCGATCTTGCGGCGAAGCACATCGCCCTCGGAGCCCGTACCGGGGCCGACCCATTCCTCGGCCGTACCGCCGTAGAGAGCAAGGTGGATGGCGGCCGCGATGGTCGTGTTGCCGATACCCATCTCGCCGATGCACAGGAGGTCGGTGCCGCCGGCAATCGCCTCCATGCCGAAGGCCATGGTAGCAGCGCAATCGCGCTCGGAGAGCGCCGGCTCGCAGGTGATGTCGCCGGTCGGGTAATCGAGCGCCAGATCGAAGATCTTCAACCCGAGGTCATAGGTGGCGCAGATCTGGTTGATCGCCGCACCGCCGGCTGCGAAATTCTCTACCATCTGCTGGGTTACGGAAGACGGATAGGGCGTGATCCCATGCTTTGTCACACCGTGGTTACCGGCAAAGATCGCAACGA
The window above is part of the Rhizobium sp. ACO-34A genome. Proteins encoded here:
- a CDS encoding nicotinate-nucleotide--dimethylbenzimidazole phosphoribosyltransferase is translated as MTVTGLPFDDFRVLLRELPGPDTAALVAARDHDRQLTKPPGALGRLEEIAMWLAAWTGRSPAVNRPLVAIFAGNHGVTKHGITPYPSSVTQQMVENFAAGGAAINQICATYDLGLKIFDLALDYPTGDITCEPALSERDCAATMAFGMEAIAGGTDLLCIGEMGIGNTTIAAAIHLALYGGTAEEWVGPGTGSEGDVLRRKIEAVKAAVEFHKDHLDDPLEIMRRLGGREIAAMAGAILAARMQKIPVLIDGYVATSAAALLKAANPSALDHCLIGHVSGEPGHLKSIEKLGKTPLLALGMRLGEGTGAALAAGIVKAAAACHSGMATFAAAGVSNKE